The following coding sequences lie in one Maribacter forsetii DSM 18668 genomic window:
- the porL gene encoding type IX secretion system motor protein PorL/GldL, whose product MAQSKSTKKLFNMAYGLGASVVIIGALFKILHWELGPLNGGILLAIGLITEALIFAISAFEPVDDDLDWALVYPELAGGESKAPKKAQAATEVKEAEASLSKKLDDLLKEAGVDASLMESLGSSIKNFEGAAKGIAPTVDAMESTKKYSSEMVQAASQMESLNSLYKVQLESASKQASVNEEVVQNASALKDQMASLSTNLSSLNGVYGGMLSAMSKN is encoded by the coding sequence ATGGCACAGTCAAAATCCACAAAAAAATTATTTAACATGGCCTACGGGCTAGGGGCATCAGTCGTAATTATTGGTGCATTATTTAAAATTCTTCACTGGGAGTTAGGACCATTAAATGGTGGTATTCTTTTAGCGATAGGTCTTATTACAGAAGCGTTAATTTTCGCGATCAGTGCTTTTGAACCAGTAGATGACGATTTAGATTGGGCATTAGTATACCCAGAATTAGCTGGTGGTGAAAGTAAAGCACCTAAGAAAGCACAAGCTGCAACAGAAGTAAAAGAAGCTGAGGCATCTTTATCTAAGAAATTAGATGATTTATTGAAAGAAGCTGGTGTAGATGCAAGTCTTATGGAAAGCTTAGGTTCAAGCATTAAAAACTTTGAAGGTGCTGCTAAAGGTATCGCTCCAACAGTTGATGCAATGGAATCTACTAAGAAATATTCTAGTGAAATGGTTCAGGCTGCTTCTCAAATGGAGTCTTTGAACAGTCTTTATAAAGTACAATTAGAAAGTGCTAGCAAGCAAGCTTCAGTTAATGAAGAAGTTGTTCAAAATGCAAGTGCACTTAAAGATCAAATGGCATCTTTGTCTACAAACCTTTCTTCATTGAATGGTGTATATGGTGGTATGTTATCTGCAATGAGCAAAAACTAG